From one Rhizobium rosettiformans genomic stretch:
- the msrP gene encoding protein-methionine-sulfoxide reductase catalytic subunit MsrP: protein MPVYHPPKIASSEITPKSLYLKRRQFMGVAAGGIAAAGLGSPALAAPLAAKPSIYTLDEKLTSKEDVTTYNNFYEFGTGKEDPSRNAGSLTTRPWTIEVGGLVAKPQVIDIETIMSEIPMEERVYRMRCVEAWSMVIPWIGFPISALLDRVEPLGSAKYVAFETLVRPEEMQGQAGIFQALEWPYREGLRLDEARHPLAILATGLYGETLPNQNGAPIRLVVPWKYGFKGIKSIVKITLTEEEPASTWNLLQPSEYGFYANVNPEVDHPRWSQATERRIGEANGLFGGARIDTLPFNGYADEVASLYDGMDLTKFY, encoded by the coding sequence GGCAATTCATGGGCGTGGCGGCCGGCGGGATCGCCGCGGCCGGGCTCGGCTCTCCGGCTTTGGCCGCACCGCTTGCCGCCAAGCCGAGCATCTACACGCTCGACGAGAAGCTGACCTCGAAAGAGGATGTGACGACCTACAACAATTTCTATGAGTTCGGCACCGGCAAGGAAGATCCGTCGCGCAATGCGGGCTCGCTGACGACGCGGCCGTGGACGATCGAAGTGGGCGGACTGGTCGCCAAGCCGCAGGTGATCGACATCGAAACGATCATGAGCGAGATCCCGATGGAAGAGCGCGTCTATCGGATGCGCTGCGTGGAAGCCTGGTCGATGGTGATCCCGTGGATCGGCTTCCCGATCTCAGCTTTGCTTGACCGGGTGGAGCCGCTGGGCTCTGCGAAGTATGTCGCCTTCGAAACGCTTGTCCGACCCGAGGAGATGCAGGGACAGGCCGGCATCTTCCAGGCGCTGGAATGGCCCTATCGCGAGGGCCTGCGCCTAGATGAGGCACGCCATCCGCTGGCCATCCTTGCGACCGGCCTTTACGGCGAGACGCTGCCCAACCAGAACGGAGCCCCGATCCGGCTCGTCGTGCCGTGGAAATACGGCTTCAAGGGCATCAAGTCGATCGTCAAGATCACGCTGACGGAAGAGGAGCCAGCGTCGACCTGGAACCTGTTGCAGCCGTCGGAATACGGGTTCTACGCCAACGTCAATCCCGAGGTCGATCACCCACGCTGGAGCCAGGCGACCGAGCGGCGGATCGGCGAAGCGAATGGGCTCTTCGGTGGCGCGCGGATCGATACGCTGCCGTTCAACGGCTATGCCGACGAGGTCGCAAGTCTCTATGACGGCATGGACCTGACGAAGTTCTACTGA